Part of the Octopus sinensis linkage group LG10, ASM634580v1, whole genome shotgun sequence genome is shown below.
aaatcttcacttctgcgtttaacagagtgatgggcctgaaattctctagaacgtcccccttgtccgggtcctttctgaccaacgtcactactcctcggcgcacagatctggggataaacccattctgtttccagttcgcgtacacgtcagtcagtagttgcccgaacaagtctgccatacatttatacagctcgtacggaagaccatcaagtcccggtgacttacccgctttacaatcggccaaagcctccatcacctcctcaggtgtgattggcccttcgcaagactccgcatccgaccccgagaggcacggcagcccggtaagaaagtccccgagggctctcccaccaccaggaccgccgtcacccccgaacagctgggcgaagtactcctgagagacctcacacattttctcgggttcgtttatcaagacaccattttgattcgtcaaagaccgaatagaggaactatttccttgccgagcttccaccactcgggcccatccagcggctttgattccttcacttctcattgcacgtaacttagctctggtaatacttcccatgtggtgggcttcaagatgctggtttaactccagtcttttcaccctcgcttggtctgtattaccagtcctccaggcttcttctagttccttaactagaccatctcctattttacgtcccttcttagctaaacttatgctaaacctaatagactcatatttgatggctctttttagggcgtaccaccatttgttattaatgatggtacatgttaatgccctctgtattaacatcttgatccgctttctgtactcctcaatcgccaaaagggacgtactgagtttccagtagccagatccctgtctatgcaacttatctaccgtcagtttacaggtaaccatcttgtggtcactgtagctgactagaaaaaactgtggacactcaactatggacttacctttttctctaattaaaatcctatctagatatgttctggtagacccgtcactatttgaccacgtccactgtgaagtgttcgggtgctccaacctatatggatctgctagctgaaattgacttagcagatcccgaaagcctgggttacattttctgttcatgttcgagtttgagccaacacaatctgtgtgtgctgcacatattgtattagagtctcctaacactactagtgaatgcgacgtggctaggaactttcctaggccacgaaaatattcagtttgcgggccaataatgtttggtgcgTAAATagccacaactgaatgtcaagtcgagaacgaccagcctgccttctgggtcagaaaaaccaactttttctcggctacccggtttctttttagtaggaccaacaccccacccccacctcccgcccgactcagagaaacgtatttctcgtagccgttcaggagggggagcagatctcttggccccttcacccgggtttccgttgcaacaattacatccaaatttctcgacctgatgtcattgcttccagcttgacaacaggccgtgaacatttaaacaaccaatgtgaatagccatcacttacctgtttaattaggattgtccggtggagggggaccctccacctttttttgatccagggtcggaggtggacggtcttgggaaatagatttgtcaaaatcccgtctcaccaccgacacagaattatcaggtggagggggaatctccaccttttccttttctcgcgggatcggagctggtaatccctgaaatatcgacttgttaaaatctaatctcaatgaagatacagtctttctgtacttattttgtagaattctataagtcttatttgagacttcatatatgtcgtaattgataaattcctctgaaaggttatcaatttttttacagtctttatgagttgaatgtctctcatgagctcagtatctttagtgtatacggctattatgcctttttcttctttttctcttctggcagtcttttttggtcgttgttctgtagtagtcgccgctctcggctggttgctggttgtatttttcttttgtttgttgtttttttcacatctgtttcttctttatcttcttcctctttgtcttttttctcctcttcctcctcttcttcattttccttgcagttccttcgaatgtggcctaattgaccacataaaaaacatcgaggttttcggccctcaacaaacaccacgaggttctcctcccctacctcaattgtctcaggaattgtttgaattattttagggtccgcttgaatgagaagattaattgtttgaccatcccagcgtgggttttccgtagcggtagcctggaggagagtaattttttctacctctttgattaggactgccgccaacaaccacatatgttcgacctctggcgggacccttgtaatttttattcgcgacGTCCTCATCCCCCTATAATAGGGGATTAACTCCACGTCGTTTGTTTTCAGCGTTTCAACTGAGTTCTTgtttgctatttctttattggtgaaccttacttccaccgttccgaatttttttcctcttctcagaaatactacgtcgcccaatattggctttaagcacttttctattttctcttctgacattctttcaatttttcttttttgtagacaatatgttttgaaaattattgttttttgcttttcttcctgtaataacttttgcggaggttcaattttcacaccGTTGTCagttatttccatcattttgctgtatttcataatttcgcttttattcgccgacagtatctgggttccacacccagcagccaacgcaaaacttttttttccattttttggttctatctggatgctaggcacatcaattattctcttcgacacaatgcctttgttctctggcaaagtcggaaactcttctggtgaaagttctgacgagctctcagacacatctccaaaaatatcaaatatattatcctctctgctatcccttcttgtagcgggggaaacccctatttccttgtctgtatttggctcctcgccggacatgtatttcctcctctcaacaggagaaacaagtatttctgctccaacggtaggctccatgctagacgacattcttccccccaaagggggaatgaacaacgcgtgctaccacaagcactaagtgttttcaattgaaaactccaacagttaagttattcaacagtttaacaagaaacaacagttgttaacaatattaacaccacgaaacagcaattcttacttcacgaacacatgtgcgacagacgaaatacggctacgcatttcaaccggcgtgctaacggttctgccagctcaccagtcTCGCAATACCGTCCGGCCAAAAGAGGACTGTGCCAATGGTCTATCCGGTAAACAAATTGGTTCCATTTGACACTGAAATATCTCACAATGTCCCGGTTATAATGAAGGAATCTCAAATGTACAACATTTCCAAGAACTCTGCAATAGCAACAGTTCTCTAACAAACTTGCCTCATTGTTTGGAATGAGTGCACTAAGTCACGTCATGGAGCTCTAGAGGTACTTGACCATACCCTCCAAGACATAAAACAATAGCATGCTCATGTGAAGAGTAACAGTTCTTGCAAAGCACCGTGAGAGCACTTCTACAAGATGATCGTACGAGCTCTTTAAGATTAGTAATGGGATATTAACATTCAACCCAAGACACCAGCTACATGAAAGTACACGCGATCAATTGATACTTTCACTTTGGGATCTTATGGATAAAGTATTTCCTAATTTATCTGTCAAATAAACTGATGTAAACTATGTGAAGGAGCTATACTGGCTCCAACTAATGAAATGTTTGATAAACTCAATCATGAACTTTTTCAAAAGTTAAGACACAACAGTCGATCGAGATTGAGTTGTTCGATACTCTGTTGAATATTTCTGAACACACTTAAACCCACTGGGATGCCACCGCATAACTTGACACTAAAACTGGATGCTTCCATTAGGTTGCTTAGGAATCTTGACTCATGTCACCTGTGTAATAGAACGTAATTAATTGTTATAGTTCCATGAAGTCTCATTTTCTACAGACAACAATCATAACAGTTAGTCACAAAggagaaaatgtctttattccaaaAATTACTCTCATGCTTTCAGATGTGCCATTAGTATTTAAAACgcttcagtttccagtcaaactaagttttggtatttcaattaacaaatctcagggtcagtTCCTCAAGGTAGTTGGACTTGATCTCTCTAATACATGCCTCTGTCATGGCCAACTCTATGTTGCTTGCTCGCGATTTGTAAGCAGTAACAATGTATTCATTTCGACACCAACAAAGAATTACACAAGGTTTTTAGGTTTAAACAAAGAATTGGCCAAAATCGCTCCGAAATGGGATGGCGAGGAATTTCAAAAATTTCATAAAGAGATGCaccccatcatttcgaaggctgcgtttaaataaaataaaaacacccgAAAGACATGGACACAGTGAGATTACTGCCCCAAATCTCATCCAAGAGGCtttgccatttttgtggcttaccAACATCACGTTCTCGAACCGGAGCTgagatttatatgcatataacgtTCAAACTATATGCAGATATGCCTGGACAATGCATACGTAAGAATGAATTCAAATATAAACTAGACGCAGCgttaatataataaacattatcagCCACATATACTTAACCCACAATCACCTTGTATTTGCCGGTATACCGCGATTTAGCTTGGCGGAGAATTATTGATCGCATGTACTCAGCGTATGTTTTTTTGTTCAACGAGGTTGCTGCTGTATAATGCACAACGTGTTGGGGGAGTAGAGCCCAAGCACTATACTGCAGCGAACCCGGCGAACAAACATGACACATACATTGAGCATGTGCGAGTGATAATGTTTAGCActgcttttcattcttcattgaaattttatACGAGATagagatgcacacaaacacagaagtgGGGTGTACACATACAATGCATCTTCTTTTACATTTAGAATAGGTAGTGTGGTCGTCCGTTTTAACCGATCGAGTTAACCAATGCTATGTATAATTACAATTTAATACCCCTCCTAGAAAATACTGAGTATTTTCCTTGTGATGCATATTGCTTTATTAAGATTTGCAGCGATACATTTATGAAGGTATTGAACTTAGCTCTATTGGTACAATTTCGTTTTAATGGGGTTTTTTTGGCAACATATCACACACAGTACTTTTAATTATTATAGTTGAGCAACTCGTTAGTGCACGTTTTATTACTGAATACTTTCAACCTATATCGAAGTATGTTAAAAGTAAAATCGGTCATTTTTCTTCATCCGTGCCTTTCCAGTTTCAATTGAGTGTAATCCTCATAGAAGAGACAGCAGTAAACTAATGAAAGTGACTACGTAAATAGTTCTTTTGTTATTCATTAAACgagattataaatacacacacacacacacacacacacacattcatatgaatATCAATCTGAGCATTCGATACACAAGAGCTTCCCGCtcagaattctcgaaaaaaaaaaaaataacttcctCAAACGCTAACTTTGGTGCAAATTGAAACTCATCTGCTAGTTGATCGATACGATTATTTAACTGAGTCTGCGTTCAAGGAAGTTTAAACAGAATGAATGCTGGCATACTTTAATACTCTTTTCTACTATACCTAGTATTTTCGGAGAGTCTAGTAGACTACATTGACACTACTtcctccaatgctcaactggtacttatttcatcgactccttaaggatgcaagacaaagtcagcctcggtggaatttaagctcaactcaaaacataaagacgaacaaaatgccgctaagcattttgtccggcgcggtaacaATTTTAAATGATTCCTTCGACACCAATGTTCAAGTCGTACTGACTTCAATGACCCTGAAAAGACGAtagacaatgtcgacctcggcggaattccaactcagaatgtaaaggcggacaaaatgccgctaagcattttgttcgcttgctaacaattctgccaggtttcCGCCTTACTTACTCTAATCAATCACTATGTTCTACAATGGAAGCAACTCTCTTCCCACAGTAAATTGAAGCCTTTATCCATTACATAATATGAATTGATCGAATCAAACGCCATTCTTaaccttcaactttttctatccaaattcTTTTGTAATCGAATATTTACACGCTATTTATAGCTTCATGTTCTTCGAGGTGTcccataaagaaaaagaaacatacaacaaaaaatacaacacCCTGTGAAAAATGTATGAACTTCCACAACTGAAATGAAAGTTGAATTcagtttttctttccattttactcCAGCATCAAGAGGTCGTCTAAAATAACCGGTACATACTTCTATTTTTCCATGATAAAGCATTTTagtcttttttctttcgtttatatATAACACTAACACCTATAGTTTACTATCTGAATACCGtaaacaaaaaagagagaaaaaaaaccaacGCAACTATCATTCATTGCATCGACAACCACCGAATTTCTTTTGTACTTTCGCTTCTAACCTTGTTTATTTTAACATTCATTAACTAGATTCGGCTGCTTTTCTATAAAGCAAAATAGAGgtaggtatgtgtgcgtgtgtataataacACCCTTAACATTCGATGGCTAAAGTTATTGGTactatacttttctactctaggtacaaggctcgaaattttggggagggagccagtacgcaactggtacttaatttatcgaccccgaaatgatgaaaggcaaaatcgacctcggtggaatctgaactcagaatgtaaagacagaagaaaaaccgttaaacatttcgcccggcgtgctaacgtttttgctagCTCATTGCATTAATTATTGGTATCATAGAACAACTTATTTTCTCCCTTAAGTTTCTGcgaatgtcgactttgcctttcatctttttcggggtcgataaatataagTACCACTTGATCATTGGTGCCAATGTAGTCGACTATCCCGCCCTCGGTcataatttcagatcttgtgcctatagtagaaagaattgttcAAGGCGGAGAGCCTGGAGACTTGTAactgcaccggacaaaatgcttaacatctTCATCTCTACGCTGTAAGTTCAATCACCACCGAGGTCGGCTGTCGTTCagggctgatgaaataagtaccagttgagcctactggggttgatctaatcgacttacccatccCTTCAGACTTTCTGGCCTTACACCAAAATTACTAGTAGCGTTGACTAACAAAATTTGTTCTTTCCATCTAGATACTTGATTTTATTCATTAGCCATGCGACTGCTTCACATACGGAGGCAGAATCTGGTCATGAATTAAGATGAGAAAAATATCTGATTTGAATGTAATAACGGTTTGATAATATTTAAAAACTTCGAAAAATTTTTGAAGTGAATTATTTCCAATATGCAACAAAAACAGGAATACAATGCGATTTCAGTATTTCAAGAAGTATGGCatggtgccaaaatttaaaatcactaTTTCGGAAAGTAATTGCGTAGTTTAATATTGGAGCAATATATCCTCACACGTCTGTGTACATGCATATCACCCCATTTGTAATAAGATTTAGTATTCTTCGATCTCTTCTTCCCCATCAGTTGTGTCAATACCAACTTTTTCATAATCTTTCTCcagagcagccaaatcttcctgcGCTTCAGAGAACTTTCCTTCATCCACATAATAGTCAACAAGATCTAGCTTGGCATACATTAAGTAAAATTTGTAATTTCGACGTGCCCAAGCTTCAGCAAAAGTTGTCGAATTGCTCAGGATACGGTCAGCCTGCTGGACCTTGGCCAGGTCTCCTCCAGGGACAACGATTAGAAATTGGTAATTGATAccaattttaaaccctgttaGGCACCAATTTAAAAACTGAATGGATTTTGTGTTTTCGTTTTAATTGTTGCAATAGCAGCATTAACCTCTTCCGAGACGACATCACCTCGGTTCAACAGACAAGCCATGTACTTCCGACGGCGAGGGTCACATTTACATGTGATTACAGGGttcaaaacaaaaattttgttattttacgtTTAACTGCTAATGCAACACTTTCTTAACTGATATTGTAGGTGCATACGTAAGTATTGGGAAATGAATCCGTGGACAAGCTAACAAATTGGTTTGAAACTCAGTTAAATCAACATGAAGAGACACATCAAACCTTAAAGAAGCAGTAACGGAGCTCACTATTTGAGCAACTGGACGATTCAAATTCTTGTACGTTGAGTAGACAACATATTAACGTCTTCAAGAATAAGAGTTAATATAGAATTGTACGGTTCTACAACAGCTGCAGAAATTCGTAGTGCTGGACTGACTGAAAATTTaagttccttttttgttttttccccccAAGTCAAAATCTCCATTAAAAGAGATGTAAAACCAGAACTAGTGCCACCATCGAAACTATAAAATCCAGAAACCTCGGAGGCCGGAGAATTTCAGGATTGGCTCACATACCAAACCACTTTCGATATTGTATATCGACTCCTGGCATAGTCATTTGCTGCATCTTACCACTGATGGTTTGATTCGAGTAAAATTTTCCAACAGGTACTTCATCTGAAAAATAAGATATTGAGCAACAATTACACCATATCAATTAAAAGGTTGTTCTTTtatcagaagaaaaaaagatgtagaGATTACTAAATATTTTTAAGCATAACTCGCTTTATTCAGTTCGATCTAATAACAGTTCTAACTTCCCCAGTATTTTGGTTGACATAATTTCACAGAATATATTGCTATCATTACTTACAAATAACGGAAAAAATTTACAACAGAATTTTGCTAATCAACACATTTAACTGATTTTGAAGTCAACTTATTTTACTATAGTTATCTGTTCTATTgtgcaaaaattttgaaatattttccaatatttaaaaaaaatatttatctagcGATGTTTGGGaatatgacaaagaaaaaaaagagccaCTGCTTCACCTCGGCACAAGATTGAACTCTCTTTCCAACAGAAAAGCTAATACAGAAGATTGATTTAACAAAACATTAAATGCGTGGGTTGTCAATTCGTTGTTTAATTTAATCctgtaatgaaaaatatatgaaacgtTTATACTTACTAATAACCGTGGGTCCTAAATAGATGAGTATGGATCTGGGGATACGTTTCCTAGTGCCTAAGTCAAGGAAGAACTTGCTTGTCGAAACAGTAACACCAGTAGATCCTGCAAATGATAACTCGCCATTTGGCTGGATATCATGCTccaaacaatacagctcccagtACGTGTCACCAATCTGGACTTCGGCCTGACCAGTGTGGGTATTGATGCATTTTGTctgaaaaaaattgtataatagaTTTACTCTACTAGAAGCtgagggatcttttctgtttgaccggcagtttttaccataatttctaggtaactaaaaaaaatttaaacttcgtatactgctagaatgtgtttataaaacatctttttctcttggctttgagaaaattttatagtttgtaagatatttgttgtttttcttcaatttctacaatttcaaccaatcagtgacgtctattgaggtaaaaaacattgtgccgtatgaatatgtccctcgtttaagaaacagattgggtttatttacatttgtgaagaaaaaaagatacccttcccccacccctaaccgtaACTAATCCTaatacagattgaaatgcaatagatcgatactagggtcataattataggtgacaagttcatatgacaccgctagaaaaaactgccgttcaaaccgaaaagatccgaaactaAAGCTATCGGACAAAAGTGGCAATCCAATCAAGCCAAAGAGGGAGCCTTGTCTGATAGAAATACCAACCGAGTTCCTTCATATCTTACTCTGTCGATTTACAAAAATGTTTCACTATAGCAAGCAATGTTTAAATTTAGAAAACGAAAGGATAACTGGAACGCCATTGAACATAAGCTTTGGAAAACAAGTATTCTGAGGGTTAAACGACAAGCATACAAaagtacagaaagaaaaaagaacatttgcacaataactgaaacaagtcgCTTTCCAGGAGCTAAAAAATAGCAACACAAAAACGTAAATCCAATTGAATTATTCTGCACAGACAAATGTTTTAGACGGTTTACATGGATAGCAGTGTTTAAGTTTGctgttcaatttcatttttaatacctctttaaagatattttgagcaagtatcttttagCATAGCTGTGTCAACCTTGTAGATGAAAATAGCTTTAGTGGACGTCAGTCAAACTATATCCCAAATTTGAGAGCCCAAGCTGGTTATAAAGGTTACCCATTGGACCTGCTGGAGATTACCTAAAGAGGCTCAAAAGATTCCGAAATAATCAGCAACCTACTCGTTAAGTTAAATATTTAGATTTTGGTACCGTGAGAACCCCGGGTCTATTAAGATGTGCGGTGAACATGGAAAACTTATACCCAGTACATATTGaagttatataataaaaatactataTTAAATAActgaagaatattaataaaatctGACAAACGAATTATTTAAATTCGAAAATGAATTTAAGATTTCTCTTTAAATTAGGTAGTTCTGAATACAATTTTATGACTAGAAAATGGGTGTTATTAATGTAGacagaattaaaattaaagaccgttctataatacaaaatattttgtaggtTAAATGTGAGCACGAGATTTGAGTAAAGAGGCAATAATATTTTCAGTAGGAGAACATCTCTTTGTTATAAGGTTCGAAACTCTTTCGGAAAGGTTTCCCAGTCGTTGTCGTCGTGTATCTCCGGATCAAAATGCTTTAACGTCCTTAAGAAACGACACACCTACTAGAATCATATAGCttgttttctaatatttttagaGTTGTCTATAAACTTCGGTGTTTCTCACGTAATACAGTAGACTGTTATGATTATTTTTGTCTATATTTCACAAGTCGCTTTACGACCTagaaaagaattcaattttaaaaacacttagaaacatttactgaaaaaaaaaaacaacacgaataaatttgaataaaacattttctaaatGTTATTGTATTCAAAAAGCGACTCCCTATAATCATGTAGAATAACAGATTAGAATAAAATGATAGCAAACCATTATTATAGCGCCGCTTGTCTGTCTTTTGAAAGAGTAAAAAATAGCAAGAGGGTTGCTGTAATTTCTCAGTAAATTCACTTATTTGCAGTATAATCGAGAAATACTGTTGGCCTTGATCTTGCTATAGAaactaatatttgttattttccCCTTACTCTTATGCTACTCCTGATTAATAAATGGTGATAGCATGTTCGAAGGTCATTCTCAAACCGCAGTGTGATTTTGAGGGGGTAATCGGTCATTTTTTATTTAATGAGGGGTTTCTTTTTACAAGTTTAACACCCCCATAGCTACAAAACTAAACggaatgtttcatatat
Proteins encoded:
- the LOC115216273 gene encoding tubulin alpha chain-like isoform X2, whose product is MTKCINTHTGQAEVQIGDTYWELYCLEHDIQPNGELSFAGSTGVTVSTSKFFLDLGTRKRIPRSILIYLGPTVINEVPVGKFYSNQTISGKMQQMTMPGVDIQYRKWFGDMSQDS
- the LOC115216273 gene encoding tubulin alpha chain-like isoform X1, encoding MRWLARLLPKQTKCINTHTGQAEVQIGDTYWELYCLEHDIQPNGELSFAGSTGVTVSTSKFFLDLGTRKRIPRSILIYLGPTVINEVPVGKFYSNQTISGKMQQMTMPGVDIQYRKWFGDMSQDS